ATTTGATCTGCCATCGCAGTTTTGACGACACCGGGCGCAATAGCCGCAGAGCGAATGCCATATCTGGCGAGTTCTCTTGCCCATGTTGTTGCCATGGTTGCGACGGCAGCTTTCGAGGCAGAGTAATTGGTTTGTCCAATATTGCCCGCTCTTGCGACGCTGGAGATGTTAATGATGGCGCCTTTCGAGCCACTCTCGATCATTTTGACTGCCGCTTCTCGACCACACAAGAACGTGCCCGTGACGTTGACGTTCATCACTAGGTTGAACTGCTCAAGCGACATCTTGGTGATCTCGCCATCTTTGGCTTTGACTAACAACCCATCTCGCAAAACGCCAGCGTTATTAACTAAGCCATTTATCTGACCAAAGTCTTGAAGAATCTCATTAAAGGTATCCTCCACTTCAGATTCATTGGTCACATCAAGTCGATAGATCAATGCTTTGGCACTGAGCATCCGGCATTGTTCTTGGGTATTCAGCAGTCCCGTTTCGCTAACATCAAGCAATGCTAAATCTGCGCCCGCTTGAGCAAGGCTGACTGCCATCATCTGCCCTAACCCTTGCCCCGCACCTGTGATTGCAATGACACTGTTTTTTAAATCCATATCTGTACTCCATTACTGGATAGCTTCCATGTTTAAACGCCTGATAGGGAATCTTGCTTTTAGCCCTTCTGGTTCTTATAAAATTCAAACAAGCTAGAGAAATCGAGTTCTGCATGACCTGCTGCGTTATGGAATGCATAAAGATTACGAGCCAAAGAGCCCATCGGAACAGAAGAGTGGGTTTGCAGCGCCGCATCCAAGCCTAAGCCAAGATCTTTTAGCATCAACTTGCTCATAAAGCCTGGGTTGTATTGATTACTCGCTGGCGCAGAATCCATCACACCGGGGCATGGGTTATAGAGCTCCAACGCCCAGTTTCGACCAGAACTTTGCAGCATGATATTGGATAAGACTTTCGGGTCGAGACCATGGTCAATACCAAGGTTGAGCGCCTCGCAAGTTCCCGACATCAAAATACCCAACATCAGGTTATTACAGATTTTTGCCATCTGACCGTCGCCCGCTTTACCAGCGTGGAACACGTTCTTACCCATGTATTGCAAGATCGCATTGGCTTTAGAGAACGCTTCGTCCGAGCCACCAACAATAAAGGTCAGCGTTGCTGCTTTTGCGCCTGCTACACCACCGGAGACGGGAGAATCGACAAACAACAATCGTTTGTTCTGCGCTTCGTTCGCCACCAAGCGAGCAGAATCTGGATCGATGGTCGAGCAGTCAATCAGCAATGCGTTGTCCTGCACAATGTTGAGCAGACCGACACCACCGTGTAAATCCCCCAAATACACCGCGCGCACGTGTGCACCTGCTGGTAGCATAGTGATGACCGTTCCTGCACCATCTACGGCTTCTTCTAATGTGCTAGCAACCACCGCGCCAAACGGTTCAAGTTGCTTCGCCGCGTTCACATCCACATCAAACACTTGAACATGAAACCCTGACGCCAATAGGTTTTGTGCCATTGGACTGCCCATGTTGCCCAAGCCAATAAATGCAATGGTACTCATGTTGTTTCTCCTTATTTTCCTAGCTGTGCAAGTGGATGTTCCTCTTCTGACCAAAGAGAAGTGAACAAGGTATCGATGACGCTTTCATCGACTTCA
This portion of the Vibrio hyugaensis genome encodes:
- a CDS encoding SDR family oxidoreductase — encoded protein: MDLKNSVIAITGAGQGLGQMMAVSLAQAGADLALLDVSETGLLNTQEQCRMLSAKALIYRLDVTNESEVEDTFNEILQDFGQINGLVNNAGVLRDGLLVKAKDGEITKMSLEQFNLVMNVNVTGTFLCGREAAVKMIESGSKGAIINISSVARAGNIGQTNYSASKAAVATMATTWARELARYGIRSAAIAPGVVKTAMADQMKPEAIDRLQKMIPVGRMGETSEIAHAVKYILENDYFTGRVLEVDGGMRM
- the mmsB gene encoding 3-hydroxyisobutyrate dehydrogenase gives rise to the protein MSTIAFIGLGNMGSPMAQNLLASGFHVQVFDVDVNAAKQLEPFGAVVASTLEEAVDGAGTVITMLPAGAHVRAVYLGDLHGGVGLLNIVQDNALLIDCSTIDPDSARLVANEAQNKRLLFVDSPVSGGVAGAKAATLTFIVGGSDEAFSKANAILQYMGKNVFHAGKAGDGQMAKICNNLMLGILMSGTCEALNLGIDHGLDPKVLSNIMLQSSGRNWALELYNPCPGVMDSAPASNQYNPGFMSKLMLKDLGLGLDAALQTHSSVPMGSLARNLYAFHNAAGHAELDFSSLFEFYKNQKG